The following proteins are co-located in the Lacticaseibacillus paracasei subsp. paracasei genome:
- the cydB gene encoding cytochrome d ubiquinol oxidase subunit II: MPSLSNLQVIFLGIISTELMLFFVLDGADFGAGMATFFVGDDLSKRQQIMKVTGPVWGGNETWAVTAFAVMFAAYPGWYSALTSGYYPLIFLMLFFLIFRGVSFDYRNQWHSRHYNRFWDWALFIGSLMPPFLLGIIFSSTVSGVPIRNGFVYASMGDILTPFSILGGILAVLFSLNVGLNRVIKKVTEPVATSLTVALKRTTWILYPALVLFAILLPFNTQFFTNRPVIVTLLLILLVAFLGVETWAISQQRRRVAFWLSVGTMASFIYTIFLGVFPTLIVGRTAGTSITALTATSGPVSLLWTAWLFGFTIILMVGLQATAYHLINKYYHEPASPMI, from the coding sequence ATGCCTAGCCTTTCAAATTTACAAGTGATCTTTCTAGGTATCATTTCGACTGAGCTGATGCTATTCTTCGTTTTGGACGGCGCTGATTTCGGAGCCGGCATGGCGACATTCTTTGTTGGCGATGATCTATCCAAGCGTCAACAAATTATGAAGGTTACTGGACCAGTTTGGGGCGGTAATGAGACTTGGGCGGTCACCGCCTTTGCAGTGATGTTTGCGGCTTATCCGGGGTGGTACTCAGCGTTAACATCCGGTTATTACCCACTCATCTTCCTTATGCTGTTCTTTCTGATCTTTCGCGGGGTCTCGTTTGATTATCGCAATCAATGGCACAGTCGCCACTACAATCGCTTCTGGGACTGGGCACTTTTCATTGGCAGTTTAATGCCACCATTCCTGTTAGGCATTATCTTTAGTTCCACAGTAAGCGGCGTGCCGATTCGCAATGGCTTCGTCTACGCCAGCATGGGTGACATTCTGACGCCATTCAGTATCCTCGGCGGCATTCTGGCCGTTCTCTTCAGCCTGAATGTTGGTTTGAATCGGGTCATCAAAAAAGTTACCGAACCGGTAGCAACAAGTTTGACAGTTGCGTTAAAACGAACCACTTGGATCCTCTATCCAGCGCTCGTCTTGTTTGCCATCTTATTGCCGTTTAACACGCAGTTCTTTACCAACCGGCCTGTCATTGTCACGTTACTGCTGATTTTACTGGTGGCCTTCCTCGGTGTTGAAACGTGGGCAATCAGCCAACAACGACGGCGTGTAGCCTTTTGGCTTAGTGTCGGCACCATGGCCAGCTTCATTTACACCATTTTTCTAGGGGTCTTTCCAACCCTGATTGTTGGCCGAACGGCGGGTACCTCCATTACGGCGTTAACAGCAACAAGCGGTCCGGTTTCTCTGTTATGGACAGCGTGGTTGTTCGGCTTCACGATTATCTTGATGGTGGGTTTGCAGGCAACAGCCTATCACCTAATCAATAAGTACTACCACGAGCCGGCATCGCCAATGATATAA
- a CDS encoding IS30 family transposase, giving the protein MTHSQTNTHKHYQQLSFSDRATIQALQAAGDTATVIAQKLHRSKATISREITRGSVTQLDSKRHSHQVYLAETAQAMHDRKRDRTGHYAFLKTGRAFFKALARELTRKPRVHSVDSFVHFYRDQGKACPSTTTVYRYIDAGLLELDNMTLSKKLRRRIKGYKNAHKRKNKKIYGDSIELRPAAVNDRTGVGHWEGDLVKGIRLADEPALMTLTERYSRTEIIVKIPDYHAGTCLKALQDTIDDYGAKEFESITFDNGSEFAKLSEIVGTQIYFAHPYSPWERGTNENANGLLREFFPKGKSLRAVTLVEIQAVQSALNHRPRRILNYLRPCDYYRCMA; this is encoded by the coding sequence ATGACCCACTCTCAGACTAACACCCACAAGCATTACCAACAACTCAGTTTTAGCGACCGTGCTACAATTCAGGCCCTTCAGGCTGCTGGTGACACCGCGACCGTGATTGCACAGAAGCTTCATCGCAGTAAAGCGACAATCTCACGAGAAATCACGCGTGGATCTGTAACTCAGCTCGACTCGAAGCGTCACTCGCATCAAGTCTATCTTGCGGAAACTGCCCAAGCCATGCACGACCGTAAACGCGATAGAACCGGTCACTACGCCTTCCTTAAGACCGGCCGTGCGTTCTTCAAGGCTCTCGCCAGGGAGCTTACTCGTAAGCCGCGCGTACACAGCGTTGATAGCTTCGTACACTTCTATCGCGACCAGGGCAAGGCTTGCCCTTCAACGACAACTGTGTATCGCTACATCGACGCCGGGCTGCTTGAGCTAGACAACATGACACTTTCCAAGAAGCTCCGACGCCGCATCAAAGGCTATAAGAACGCCCACAAGCGCAAGAATAAGAAGATATACGGCGACTCAATCGAGTTGCGTCCTGCGGCCGTGAATGACCGCACAGGCGTGGGACATTGGGAAGGCGACTTGGTCAAAGGTATTCGCTTAGCTGATGAGCCAGCATTAATGACGCTCACAGAACGGTACAGCCGGACTGAGATCATCGTCAAGATTCCTGACTATCATGCGGGCACCTGCCTTAAAGCCTTGCAGGACACGATCGACGACTACGGGGCCAAGGAATTTGAGAGTATCACTTTTGACAATGGTTCCGAGTTTGCCAAGTTATCAGAGATTGTTGGAACCCAGATTTACTTCGCACATCCGTACTCGCCTTGGGAGCGTGGCACAAACGAGAACGCCAATGGACTGCTTAGGGAATTCTTCCCGAAAGGGAAGTCTCTCAGAGCAGTTACCCTGGTTGAAATTCAAGCAGTCCAATCCGCACTGAACCATCGTCCCAGACGTATTCTGAACTATCTTCGCCCATGCGATTACTACCGATGCATGGCGTAA
- a CDS encoding Blp family class II bacteriocin — translation MKDVSVLNVTELAQVTGGGIGKCIAGTVGGGVLGALTGGGLGSKTKNLYVIGGLGILGGVGGAIYGASESCF, via the coding sequence ATGAAAGACGTAAGTGTACTAAATGTAACTGAATTGGCTCAAGTTACTGGTGGTGGCATAGGGAAATGCATTGCTGGAACCGTCGGGGGTGGTGTCCTGGGTGCCCTCACAGGTGGAGGATTAGGTTCCAAAACCAAAAACCTGTATGTCATTGGCGGATTGGGAATTTTAGGAGGCGTCGGAGGCGCTATCTACGGTGCTTCAGAATCGTGTTTTTAA
- a CDS encoding Blp family class II bacteriocin: MSKTRKLSELELQQFVGGSDSNKCLMGLVGGGAIGGLNGAGSLSGFGPAGVTIGGLYGTLSGILTGYATSC, encoded by the coding sequence ATGAGTAAAACAAGGAAACTGAGTGAACTTGAGCTACAACAGTTTGTCGGCGGAAGTGATTCTAATAAATGCCTTATGGGACTCGTTGGTGGCGGGGCTATTGGTGGTCTAAACGGAGCGGGATCTCTAAGTGGATTTGGCCCAGCAGGAGTTACGATTGGTGGTCTTTACGGGACACTCAGCGGCATTCTAACTGGTTATGCTACAAGTTGCTAA
- a CDS encoding cell wall hydrolase P40: protein MKFNKVMITLVAAVTLAGSASAVTPVFADTSDSIASNKSETNALLKQIEDANTEVINLNKQIDTKNGQISDATAKISATDAKISSLSGEIVAAQKNVTARKNNLKDQLISLQKKAGNSVSGNVYIDFVLNSQNLSDLIARTMTVGKLSQASKDALDAVTVAKDKLAGLKTEQENARQTLVSTKASLETQKSQLVSLQKDANDKQDALNKQIADHKDELVALQSQFAQEQSEAAAATQAALKTVAASTASSSTTSSSSSATSTSTIANNTSSSSNNSSSVITNNTASGSGSHADFSGSGNTYPWGQCTWYVKSVAPWAGNGWGNGAQWGGSAAAAGFTVNHTPAAGSIIVFAAGQSVGGQWTADGSYGHVAYVQSVSGDSVTISQGGMGFSSPTGPNTQTISGASSYVYIHR, encoded by the coding sequence ATGAAATTCAATAAAGTCATGATCACGTTGGTTGCTGCAGTTACCTTAGCAGGTTCTGCTAGCGCCGTAACACCAGTTTTCGCTGATACAAGCGACAGTATCGCTTCCAACAAAAGCGAAACCAATGCACTGTTGAAGCAAATTGAAGATGCGAACACAGAAGTTATCAATTTGAACAAGCAGATCGATACCAAGAATGGTCAAATCAGCGATGCAACGGCTAAGATCAGCGCAACTGATGCCAAGATTTCATCACTCAGCGGTGAAATTGTTGCCGCTCAAAAGAATGTCACAGCACGCAAGAACAACTTGAAAGATCAGTTGATCTCCTTGCAGAAAAAGGCTGGCAACTCTGTCAGCGGCAATGTCTATATCGACTTTGTTCTGAATTCCCAGAACTTGTCTGACTTAATTGCCCGCACCATGACGGTTGGCAAACTTAGCCAAGCCAGCAAAGATGCGCTTGATGCCGTGACAGTTGCCAAGGATAAATTAGCTGGCTTGAAGACGGAACAGGAAAATGCCCGTCAGACGCTGGTTTCAACTAAGGCTTCATTGGAAACCCAGAAATCACAGTTGGTTTCCCTACAAAAAGATGCTAACGATAAACAAGATGCTTTGAATAAACAAATTGCTGATCATAAAGATGAGTTGGTTGCTTTGCAAAGCCAATTTGCCCAAGAACAGTCTGAAGCAGCTGCTGCAACCCAAGCCGCTTTGAAGACCGTTGCCGCTTCAACCGCAAGTTCTTCTACTACCAGCAGTTCAAGCAGCGCAACTTCAACCAGCACCATCGCCAACAACACATCAAGTTCTTCAAACAACAGTTCTTCTGTTATCACCAACAACACAGCTTCAGGCAGTGGCAGCCACGCTGACTTCAGTGGTTCAGGTAACACCTATCCTTGGGGTCAGTGCACCTGGTACGTCAAATCAGTTGCACCATGGGCTGGTAATGGCTGGGGCAACGGCGCACAATGGGGCGGTTCAGCCGCAGCAGCTGGCTTCACTGTTAACCACACGCCAGCAGCCGGCTCAATCATCGTCTTCGCCGCTGGTCAATCCGTTGGCGGTCAATGGACAGCCGATGGTTCATATGGTCACGTTGCTTATGTCCAATCTGTCTCCGGTGACAGTGTCACGATCAGCCAAGGCGGCATGGGCTTCAGCTCACCAACCGGCCCGAACACCCAAACCATCTCTGGTGCAAGCAGCTACGTTTATATCCACCGGTAA
- a CDS encoding ABC transporter permease, translating into MKPLTKNLWRNIRDSLGRFIAIVIIIMLGVLLFVGVKATGPALKDSLNTTVKADHLADSQLLATTGVSKAQVKAAESVSGVQAEAVKFKYVIGGRASDVVALYGYQKGTTINRLHLTSGQLPTQANQIVLDTAAKKSGYQLGQTYTFTSGSKLARRTFKISGFADSPAYIEDTSRGSANIGDGTVRYFAYIPASQMKMPVASQLNIRFPALQTRDTFSNRYKDAVATKMKLVKQRVKAQGEKDLRAAVYANIVKTATAKAQAQLAASGMPAAAVAAAADQAIKPQLSTFQQQATVTARKQLSTSLTWQTREDLPGFGDYGGSADRIAAIANVFPVFFFLVAALITFTTVSRMVEEARAQIGTFKALGYGKWAIARNYLAYAALAGLLGGIIGVFAGNLSIPRIVLSLYKNYIPLQQVVSLQWPLIALSLLLALIATLGAAAIVVRNELTEKPAALMRPRAPKSAKRILLERITPLWSRLSFNQKVSYRNLFRYKSRLVMTILGIAGGTALILTGFGIKDSITATGVQQYGDVIHYQAIVRLADGKKPAAARDILAKSKAYRSAGTVSGAVAKLSAKGHSLSDVNLFAPANGNDLEPYVSLRSTASNRKLTLPRHGIVITSKLAKALNVTTGDTLKVATTNGQSKRFTIKGIAKNYVGHFGYLSNTAYHQLAGNSAKPNTLLVRLQPQSSKQNDRLAKQLLNHHAIVGISFTTTAKKTLSNMSGMLDPIVLIFILLSAVLSFVVLYNLNNINVSERIRELSTIKVLGFFDREVTMYISRESIVLTVIGIVFGYLLGNLLTAYILYQAETEAVVFPLTISIVGYLTATLLMLAFTGVVTWLTHRRLQRVDMVEALKSNE; encoded by the coding sequence ATGAAACCATTAACCAAAAATCTTTGGCGGAACATTCGCGACTCTTTGGGCCGGTTCATCGCCATTGTCATTATTATCATGCTAGGTGTCCTGCTGTTCGTCGGCGTCAAGGCCACGGGCCCGGCACTTAAGGATTCTCTAAACACCACAGTGAAAGCCGATCATCTGGCTGATAGTCAGTTGCTGGCAACGACTGGTGTCAGTAAGGCTCAAGTTAAAGCCGCTGAATCAGTTAGCGGCGTGCAGGCAGAAGCCGTCAAGTTTAAGTATGTCATAGGCGGCCGCGCCAGCGATGTTGTTGCGCTTTACGGCTATCAAAAAGGGACAACCATCAATCGACTGCATCTCACCAGCGGACAGCTGCCAACGCAAGCCAATCAGATTGTCCTCGACACGGCAGCTAAAAAAAGCGGCTATCAACTTGGTCAAACTTACACCTTCACCAGCGGCAGCAAGCTTGCTCGACGTACTTTTAAAATTAGCGGTTTTGCTGATTCGCCAGCCTACATCGAAGACACTAGTCGTGGGTCAGCGAATATCGGTGATGGCACCGTGCGTTATTTTGCCTACATCCCAGCAAGTCAGATGAAGATGCCGGTCGCCTCGCAGCTCAACATTCGCTTCCCAGCTTTGCAAACACGCGATACCTTCAGCAACCGTTACAAGGACGCCGTTGCTACAAAAATGAAATTGGTGAAACAGCGCGTGAAGGCGCAAGGCGAAAAGGATCTGCGAGCAGCAGTATATGCCAACATTGTTAAAACCGCTACGGCCAAAGCTCAAGCACAATTAGCGGCGTCAGGCATGCCGGCAGCCGCCGTTGCCGCAGCTGCCGATCAAGCTATCAAGCCGCAACTATCAACCTTTCAGCAACAGGCCACTGTCACAGCTCGCAAACAACTGTCAACCAGCCTCACATGGCAAACTCGGGAAGATCTGCCTGGCTTTGGCGATTACGGCGGTTCTGCTGATCGAATTGCCGCCATTGCCAATGTTTTCCCAGTTTTCTTCTTTCTTGTCGCTGCGCTGATTACTTTCACCACGGTCAGTCGCATGGTCGAAGAAGCCCGCGCGCAAATCGGCACATTCAAGGCGCTTGGTTACGGCAAATGGGCGATTGCGCGCAATTACCTCGCCTATGCTGCCTTAGCTGGTTTATTAGGTGGGATCATCGGGGTTTTTGCTGGCAACTTGAGCATTCCGCGCATTGTCTTGAGCTTGTATAAAAATTACATTCCGCTCCAACAAGTCGTCTCCTTGCAATGGCCGTTGATCGCCTTGTCATTGTTATTGGCGCTGATCGCAACATTAGGGGCCGCCGCCATTGTGGTCCGCAATGAACTAACCGAAAAGCCGGCTGCCTTGATGCGGCCGCGAGCACCGAAATCAGCCAAACGCATTTTGCTGGAGCGGATCACGCCGCTTTGGTCGCGTCTGTCTTTTAACCAAAAAGTCAGCTATCGTAATCTTTTCCGATACAAATCACGGCTGGTGATGACCATTCTTGGGATTGCTGGCGGCACCGCCTTGATCCTCACCGGGTTTGGCATCAAAGACTCAATCACTGCTACTGGTGTTCAACAGTATGGTGATGTCATCCATTATCAAGCCATTGTGCGATTGGCTGATGGCAAAAAGCCAGCTGCGGCCCGCGACATTCTGGCTAAAAGCAAAGCTTATCGCAGCGCGGGCACGGTTAGCGGCGCGGTGGCTAAGCTCAGTGCTAAAGGCCATAGCCTGAGCGATGTTAATTTGTTTGCCCCAGCAAACGGCAACGATCTTGAACCTTATGTCAGTCTCCGTTCAACGGCGTCAAATCGCAAACTGACCTTGCCGCGCCACGGTATCGTGATCACCAGCAAACTGGCTAAGGCACTCAACGTGACAACGGGCGATACCCTTAAAGTCGCCACAACTAATGGTCAGAGCAAGCGATTCACAATTAAAGGCATTGCTAAGAATTACGTTGGCCATTTTGGCTATCTCTCCAACACCGCTTATCACCAGCTCGCTGGTAATAGTGCGAAACCAAACACCTTGCTAGTCCGCTTGCAGCCCCAAAGCAGCAAACAAAATGATCGACTCGCTAAGCAATTGCTCAATCATCACGCGATTGTCGGGATTAGTTTCACGACGACAGCAAAGAAAACGTTAAGCAATATGAGCGGTATGTTAGATCCTATTGTTTTGATTTTTATTCTGCTCAGTGCGGTTTTGTCATTCGTGGTCTTGTACAATCTGAATAACATCAACGTTTCGGAACGCATTCGGGAACTATCCACAATCAAGGTGCTTGGCTTTTTCGATCGCGAGGTCACCATGTACATCAGTCGTGAGAGCATTGTGTTGACAGTGATCGGCATCGTGTTCGGCTATCTGCTCGGCAATTTGCTGACAGCCTACATTTTGTATCAAGCCGAAACTGAGGCCGTGGTTTTTCCACTCACGATCAGCATTGTCGGCTACCTCACGGCCACGTTACTCATGTTGGCCTTCACCGGCGTCGTCACCTGGCTCACGCATCGTCGACTCCAACGGGTGGACATGGTCGAAGCCCTGAAATCAAACGAATAA
- a CDS encoding ABC transporter ATP-binding protein, whose amino-acid sequence MAYIEVKHESKRYKMGETIITANNDINFTADQGKLTVILGPSGAGKSTLLNILGGMDSPTEGEVWIDGTDIATFSDRQLTAFRRHNVGFVFQFYNLIPNLTTRENVELAGSIVKDALDPTTVLKQVGLGARLDNFPSQLSGGEQQRVAIARALAKNPKLLLCDEPTGALDYRTGKQVLQLLQDASRKDHKTVMIITHNAAIAKMADRIIEINDAQVRSIHDEPQPTPVADIEW is encoded by the coding sequence ATGGCATATATCGAAGTCAAACATGAATCAAAACGTTACAAAATGGGCGAAACCATCATTACAGCAAATAACGACATTAATTTTACGGCTGATCAAGGCAAATTAACCGTGATTCTTGGTCCCAGCGGTGCCGGTAAATCAACCTTGCTCAATATCCTCGGTGGCATGGACTCCCCCACTGAAGGCGAGGTATGGATTGACGGCACCGATATTGCGACTTTTTCTGATCGTCAACTGACCGCTTTTCGCCGGCATAATGTTGGCTTCGTGTTCCAGTTTTACAATCTGATTCCGAACCTGACAACAAGGGAAAATGTTGAACTGGCTGGCTCAATTGTCAAAGACGCCTTGGATCCGACAACCGTTTTAAAGCAAGTCGGCCTAGGTGCGCGACTAGATAATTTTCCGTCGCAGCTGTCTGGCGGTGAGCAACAACGGGTGGCCATTGCTCGGGCGTTGGCGAAAAACCCGAAGCTGCTGCTTTGTGATGAACCAACTGGTGCCTTGGATTATCGAACCGGCAAACAAGTCTTGCAGTTGTTACAGGATGCCAGTCGTAAAGATCATAAAACCGTCATGATCATTACCCATAATGCAGCGATTGCCAAAATGGCTGACCGGATCATCGAAATTAATGATGCGCAGGTTCGCAGTATTCACGATGAACCGCAGCCAACGCCTGTCGCAGACATTGAGTGGTAG
- a CDS encoding TetR/AcrR family transcriptional regulator has protein sequence MSGTKDNRRVQYTTDRFKDALLHILATKPLDEVTVTELCRQADLNRGTFYLHFQSPRDLFERIEMDLVEAIRPYLTVKINDMATWLVPILNVIANQPQAAAIILNNPDSVVLKKITDPIRQKTETSYQSWYGETDKSVLTYYYAFFIDGAIGVLTKWLKNGTVEHSEQIAAVIENVVTKGAPH, from the coding sequence ATGTCGGGGACGAAGGATAATCGGCGGGTTCAGTATACGACGGATCGATTTAAAGACGCTTTGTTGCATATTTTGGCGACGAAACCATTGGATGAGGTCACGGTGACTGAGCTTTGTCGACAGGCAGATTTGAATCGCGGGACGTTTTACTTACATTTTCAATCTCCACGCGATTTGTTCGAACGCATTGAAATGGATTTGGTCGAGGCAATTCGGCCTTATCTAACGGTTAAAATAAACGATATGGCCACATGGTTGGTGCCGATTTTAAATGTCATTGCCAATCAGCCGCAAGCAGCAGCGATTATTTTGAATAATCCTGATAGCGTGGTGTTGAAGAAGATAACGGATCCAATTCGACAAAAAACAGAAACCAGCTATCAATCGTGGTATGGTGAGACCGACAAAAGTGTTCTCACTTACTACTACGCGTTCTTCATTGACGGGGCAATTGGCGTGCTGACAAAATGGTTGAAAAATGGCACGGTTGAGCATTCTGAACAGATTGCGGCGGTGATCGAAAATGTCGTGACTAAAGGCGCACCGCATTAA
- a CDS encoding Cof-type HAD-IIB family hydrolase, translating into MQNVKLIASDMDQTLLTSAGTLPPHFDRYLHRLGEAGIEFAVASGRPLYTLQETFPHFSDRISMVCDNGGLVYSHGQLIGKSLIPEEKYREIVQFIMTKTDGVPVLCALDAAYINATDAQYSPALLPFYHQLKKVPDLLTQSLAVDKVTIYFPNKDSRKNSERYFRPVFGKNYTVQVSGETWLDIQNLGVNKGRGMRILSRHFDIPTTQMMAFGDYDNDIPMLETVGYSYIMANATQGMAQHAKYRTRSNDEFGVLHVMDQVLQAQEG; encoded by the coding sequence ATGCAGAATGTAAAATTAATTGCGAGTGACATGGACCAGACTTTACTGACAAGTGCAGGGACCTTGCCGCCGCATTTTGATCGTTATCTTCATCGCCTTGGCGAGGCTGGCATTGAGTTTGCCGTGGCTAGTGGACGGCCGCTTTATACGCTACAGGAAACTTTCCCACACTTTAGTGACCGAATTTCGATGGTCTGCGATAACGGCGGCCTTGTTTATTCGCACGGCCAATTAATCGGGAAAAGCCTGATCCCTGAGGAAAAATATCGTGAGATCGTGCAATTTATCATGACGAAAACAGACGGTGTTCCTGTCCTGTGTGCTTTGGATGCCGCGTATATTAATGCTACTGATGCCCAATATTCACCAGCTCTTTTGCCGTTTTATCACCAATTGAAAAAGGTGCCGGATTTGTTAACGCAGTCGCTGGCAGTTGATAAGGTGACAATTTATTTTCCAAATAAAGACAGCCGCAAAAATTCCGAACGTTATTTCCGCCCAGTATTTGGCAAGAATTATACCGTTCAAGTCAGCGGTGAGACTTGGCTAGATATTCAGAACCTCGGCGTGAACAAGGGCCGCGGCATGCGAATTTTGAGTCGTCATTTTGATATTCCTACGACACAAATGATGGCGTTTGGCGATTATGATAATGATATTCCAATGCTAGAAACGGTTGGTTACAGTTACATCATGGCCAATGCAACGCAAGGCATGGCGCAACATGCCAAATATCGCACGCGGAGTAACGATGAATTCGGCGTCTTGCATGTGATGGATCAGGTGTTACAAGCGCAAGAAGGCTAG
- a CDS encoding sulfite exporter TauE/SafE family protein: MNFSIFAFLLIAGIGAGLTSTLAGLASLVSYPALLAIGVPPVIANVTNTAALVFTGVGSAVSSLPELRGRGKFLWRLILLVSLGSIFGSALLLIAPAATFEKVVPFFIIAAGLLLLFSGRLPTQEHRPGEPARTLTFGQEAAQTIVIFVTGAYAGYFGAATGVVMLATLTLTVDQPFIVSNSMKNLTGFAANAIATVIYAFTTKIEWLMVIPLGIGLFIGGYIGPIIARRLPVQLLRFIIAALAFLLAAKLFAQAYL; encoded by the coding sequence ATGAATTTTTCGATCTTTGCCTTTCTACTGATTGCCGGGATCGGTGCTGGACTAACGTCTACTTTAGCTGGCTTGGCTTCACTGGTTTCGTACCCAGCCTTGCTTGCAATTGGCGTGCCGCCGGTCATTGCTAACGTCACAAATACCGCAGCACTCGTTTTTACTGGGGTTGGCTCGGCTGTATCCTCACTGCCAGAACTCCGTGGCCGCGGTAAATTTCTCTGGCGGCTGATCTTACTGGTATCACTTGGTAGTATTTTTGGCAGTGCCTTGTTGCTGATCGCCCCGGCAGCCACATTTGAAAAAGTTGTGCCTTTCTTCATCATTGCCGCGGGCCTGTTACTACTCTTCAGCGGCCGACTGCCAACTCAAGAACATCGTCCCGGAGAACCGGCACGCACCTTAACATTTGGACAAGAAGCCGCTCAAACCATCGTCATTTTTGTTACTGGCGCCTATGCTGGCTATTTCGGCGCCGCTACGGGTGTGGTCATGCTGGCAACCTTAACCTTGACCGTTGATCAACCTTTCATCGTCTCCAATTCCATGAAGAATTTGACCGGATTCGCCGCCAATGCCATCGCCACCGTCATTTACGCCTTCACCACCAAAATTGAATGGCTCATGGTCATCCCGCTCGGCATCGGTCTGTTCATCGGTGGCTATATCGGCCCCATCATTGCCCGCCGCCTGCCGGTTCAACTGTTACGATTCATCATCGCAGCCTTAGCCTTTTTGTTAGCAGCCAAGTTATTTGCGCAGGCTTATCTTTAA
- a CDS encoding TMEM175 family protein, protein MHMFENSKSRLDAISDGVFAVVLTLMVLDIKVPKTLTIADLYATGFSVVIYFISFAVVGQYWTFHQELLHTVTQPSTNFLVLNFFYLVFICLVPFATSFIGDHPGSRISATLFAIIIFMVDLFQFILFRSVIGERPKKENLNAHDWEEYRAVSLMVLVAIVYILVGLLLPKWILVVIALGLGARTLNNTIGRRLQRQSKAK, encoded by the coding sequence ATGCACATGTTTGAAAATAGTAAGAGCCGACTTGATGCCATTTCTGACGGCGTTTTTGCGGTTGTGCTGACATTAATGGTGTTGGACATTAAGGTGCCTAAAACACTGACCATAGCAGATCTTTATGCGACTGGTTTCTCTGTCGTCATTTACTTTATCAGTTTTGCGGTGGTCGGCCAATACTGGACATTTCACCAAGAACTACTACATACCGTTACGCAACCGAGCACTAATTTCTTAGTATTAAATTTTTTCTATCTTGTGTTCATCTGTTTAGTGCCATTTGCGACCAGTTTCATCGGTGACCATCCAGGCAGTCGGATCAGTGCAACATTATTTGCCATCATTATTTTTATGGTCGATTTGTTTCAATTTATTTTGTTCCGATCCGTCATTGGCGAACGACCAAAAAAGGAAAACCTAAATGCCCATGATTGGGAGGAATATCGCGCGGTATCACTCATGGTGCTCGTCGCCATTGTTTACATTCTGGTGGGCTTGCTGCTGCCGAAGTGGATTCTTGTTGTGATTGCCCTCGGTTTAGGCGCACGAACCCTGAATAATACAATTGGACGCCGGCTTCAGCGCCAAAGCAAAGCTAAGTAA
- a CDS encoding magnesium transporter CorA family protein — MPTPTETWRPVTRDDASGLTQLQIDFGITDEMLGYARDDYEQPHMEYDAESDTFLLIYNVPSDKPDTDGYLSEPMAFLVTDDRLITVGSHDVNNTNAAIAKTVARFGSESVYSLLWQCLLAITDNFVTLVKQQDATRRQIATRLREHTTKKDLLKIAELALSADFLVRATIQNAAVLKQIHASTRVPGITGTQGEQLEDVIIEADQIAEMMNLSSHTLDHLTDSYNTVLNNNLNDIMRFMTVWSILLTVPTIVSGFFGMNVPLPFAHEPLGWIITIIIAAILWIALGLLLNRYIRKN, encoded by the coding sequence ATGCCAACCCCTACTGAAACCTGGCGTCCGGTCACGCGCGACGATGCGTCAGGACTGACACAATTACAAATTGATTTTGGTATCACCGATGAAATGCTGGGATACGCCCGTGACGATTACGAGCAACCGCATATGGAATACGATGCAGAGAGTGACACTTTTCTGCTGATTTATAATGTGCCTAGCGATAAACCTGATACCGATGGCTACCTTTCTGAACCCATGGCGTTTCTCGTCACCGATGACCGCCTCATCACAGTTGGCAGCCATGATGTGAACAATACCAATGCCGCCATCGCCAAAACGGTTGCGCGATTTGGCAGCGAATCGGTATACAGCCTTTTGTGGCAATGCCTGCTTGCTATCACCGATAATTTTGTCACACTGGTGAAGCAGCAAGACGCCACTCGTCGTCAAATTGCCACACGCTTACGTGAACACACGACCAAAAAAGACTTGTTGAAAATCGCCGAACTTGCCTTGAGTGCTGATTTTTTGGTTCGAGCAACGATCCAAAATGCCGCTGTTTTGAAACAGATCCACGCGTCAACCCGTGTGCCTGGCATCACTGGCACACAAGGGGAACAACTGGAGGATGTCATCATTGAAGCCGATCAGATTGCGGAAATGATGAACTTGTCTTCCCACACCTTGGATCACTTAACGGATAGCTACAACACCGTTTTGAATAATAACTTGAATGACATCATGCGGTTCATGACAGTATGGTCGATTTTGCTCACCGTGCCGACCATCGTTTCCGGCTTTTTTGGCATGAACGTGCCCCTGCCTTTCGCCCACGAACCACTCGGCTGGATTATCACGATTATCATCGCGGCCATCTTGTGGATCGCATTGGGATTGCTGCTTAATCGGTACATTCGGAAAAATTGA